A section of the Triticum dicoccoides isolate Atlit2015 ecotype Zavitan chromosome 7A, WEW_v2.0, whole genome shotgun sequence genome encodes:
- the LOC119328999 gene encoding FHA domain-containing protein FHA2-like encodes MPNVKSAAGAGAIPAGSSVGDGEVEAGFAKLQGEDFEYYMQTYSIMLGRNSKKSTVDVDLSSLGGGMNISRHHARIFYDFQRRRFALDVIGKNGCLVEGVLHLPGNPPVKLDSQDLLQIGDKKFYFLLPTRSIFASFAARQAPVIPPQIPPLAYARPGHPRVPDFHDRFSEGDYGRDSDDIGNGVGEGGMKGKLKRTKKSPGDLDIYGGHRINVEAIGTLGEDNRSEIRSRGDKDVDNQHLQTEEKEVVSSVATVLSDLCGPGEWMPMKTLHTELMDQFGNVWHHSRVRKYLTADDWSVIEAKGRPWYGLLGLLRKYPEHFVINTKSKGRAISEFVSLVSLLS; translated from the exons ATGCCCAACGTCAAGTCCGCCGCTGGTGCCGGTGCCATCCCTGCCGGATCCTccgtcggcgacggcgaggtggaggCAGGGTTCGCCAAGCTGCAGGGTGAGGATTTCGAGTACTACATGCAGACCTACTCCATCATGCTGGGCCGCAACAGCAAGAAATCCACGGTGGATGTGGATCTCTCCAGCCTTGGTGGGGGGATGAACATCTCGCGCCACCACGCGCGGATATTCTACGACTTCCAGCGCCGCCGCTTCGCGCTGGATGTCATCGGCAAGAACGGCTGCCTGGTTGAGGGTGTCCTGCACCTCCCTGGGAACCCTCCTGTTAAGCTTGACTCGCAGGACCTCCTTCAGATTGGAGACAAGAAGTTTTATTTCCTCTTGCCCACGAGGTCTATCTTTGCCTCGTTCGCTGCTCGGCAAGCCCCTGTTATTCCTCCGCAGATCCCGCCGCTAGCTTATGCGCGGCCAGGGCACCCTCGTGTGCCCGATTTCCATGACCGCTTCTCTGAAGGTGATTATGGCCGGGACAGTGATGACATTGGGAATGGTGTTGGGGAAGGTGGAATGAAGGGCAAGCTGAAGAGAACCAAGAAGTCTCCCGGAGATTTGGACATCTATGGTGGGCACAGAATCAATGTTGAAGCAATAGGAACATTGGGTGAAG ACAACAGATCAGAAATAAGATCAAGGGGTGACAAGGATGTGGACAACCAGCACCTTCAAACGGAAGAGAAGGAAGTCGTGTCATCTGTTGCGACTGTGTTATCTGACCTCTGTGGCCCCGGAGAATGGATGCCTATGAAAACACTCCATACAGAG CTTATGGACCAGTTTGGCAATGTGTGGCACCACAGCAGGGTGCGGAAGTACCTGACGGCGGATGACTGGTCGGTGATAGAAGCCAAGGGGAGGCCATGGTACGGGCTGCTGGGGCTGCTCAGGAAGTACCCGGAGCACTTCGTCATCAACACGAAATCCAAGGGCAGGGCGATCTCGGAGTTCGTCTCGCTGGTTTCCTTGCTCTCCTGA